In one window of Nicotiana tabacum cultivar K326 chromosome 12, ASM71507v2, whole genome shotgun sequence DNA:
- the LOC107775313 gene encoding uncharacterized protein LOC107775313: MAMGPERSKPLHNFTLPCGLKWGNQKFLRCAKVDSDGEISTVHRRPYNKESIGRRREPEAVERHRLNDRFSRKFRSVYAGDSGEGIGAMREKLMFDLQTEADKMKDAIFKEGLNEQPEKEVSPAPAKTVTADAADVVDLSRPWNLRTRRAASKEPNGFTPGTGGSKGGLKIEVNRANASSPLRTENKSPTLRSGFAGGAAAGASTSGEKRERVKFSVPLSRKEIEDDFMDMVGHRPPRRPKKRAKFVQKNLDTLFPGLWLTEITADLYKVPDDQ; the protein is encoded by the exons ATGGCGATGGGACCAGAAAGATCAAAGCCTTTACACAATTTCACCTTACCATGTGGGCTTAAGTGGGGGAACCAGAAGTTCTTGAGGTGCGCTAAGGTTGATTCCGACGGAGAAATCTCTACCGTTCATCGCAGGCCATATAATAAAGAATCGATCGGACGGCGGAGGGAACCGGAGGCGGTGGAACGGCACCGATTAAATGATCGGTTTAGTCGGAAATTCAGGTCGGTATATGCCGGCGATAGTGGAGAGGGAATCGGAGCTATGAGAGAGAAGCTTATGTTTGATCTTCAAACAGAAGCTGACAAGATGAAAGACGCGATTTTCAAAGAAGGTTTGAATGAGCAACCGGAGAAGGAAGTATCGCCGGCGCCGGCGAAAACTGTGACGGCGGATGCAGCTGATGTCGTCGACTTATCCAGGCCGTGGAACTTAAGGACTCGCCGAGCGGCTTCTAAGGAGCCTAACGGATTCACTCCCGGCACCGGCGGATCGAAAGGAGGGTTGAAGATTGAGGTTAACAGAGCTAATGCTTCGTCGCCATTAAGGACGGAGAACAAATCTCCGACACTTCGAAGTGGTTTTGCCGGTGGAGCGGCGGCCGGAGCTTCTACCAGCGGTgagaagagagagagggtgaagttTTCGGTTCCCCTTTCGCGGAAGGAGATCGAGGATGATTTCATGGATATGGTAGGACATAGACCCCCTCGTAGACCCAAGAAACGAGCTAAATTTGTTCAAAAGAATTTGGAC ACGTTATTTCCAGGGTTGTGGTTGACGGAAATTACAGCTGATTTATACAAAGTGCCTGATGATCAGTAG